A genome region from Hymenobacter tibetensis includes the following:
- a CDS encoding serine hydroxymethyltransferase: METQAPTLTQDTAIFDLIQREKERQTHGIELIASENYVSEQVMRAQGSILTNKYAEGLPGKRYYGGCEIVDQIEQLAIDRAKELFGVEWVNVQPHSGAQANAAVMLAILNPGDKILGFDLSHGGHLTHGSPVNFSGKLYQPSFYGVERETGLIDWEKVKETARREQPKLIICGASAYSRDWDYKALREAADEVGALLLADISHPSGLIAKGLLNNPFEHCHIVTTTTHKTLRGPRGGLILLGKDFENPFGLKTPKGELRMMSALLDSAVFPGTQGGPLEHVIGAKAVAFGECLSDAYTDYTQQVIRNAQALAKGFTDRGYEIISGGTDNHLMLIDLRSKGLTGKLAENTLIKADITINKNMVPFDDKSPFVTSGMRIGSAAVTTRGLRETDMARIVDLIDDVLMHNDDDAYLLRVRGQINEWMQQFPLFA, from the coding sequence ATGGAAACGCAAGCCCCAACCCTGACCCAAGACACCGCCATCTTCGACCTGATTCAGCGCGAAAAAGAGCGGCAAACGCATGGTATTGAATTGATTGCCTCCGAGAACTACGTCTCGGAGCAGGTGATGCGGGCACAGGGCTCCATCCTAACCAACAAGTACGCCGAAGGCCTACCCGGCAAACGCTACTATGGTGGTTGCGAAATCGTCGACCAAATCGAGCAGCTGGCTATCGACCGCGCCAAGGAATTATTTGGCGTGGAGTGGGTGAACGTGCAGCCGCACTCCGGCGCGCAGGCCAACGCCGCTGTTATGCTGGCCATCCTCAACCCCGGCGACAAAATTCTAGGCTTCGATTTGAGCCACGGTGGTCACCTCACCCACGGCTCGCCTGTCAACTTTTCGGGCAAGCTCTACCAGCCTAGCTTTTATGGTGTGGAGCGCGAAACAGGCCTCATCGACTGGGAAAAAGTAAAGGAAACTGCCCGCCGTGAGCAGCCGAAGCTTATCATCTGCGGCGCCTCGGCCTACTCCCGCGACTGGGACTACAAAGCCCTGCGCGAAGCTGCCGATGAAGTAGGCGCCTTGCTGCTAGCCGATATTTCGCACCCCAGCGGCCTGATTGCCAAAGGCTTGCTCAACAACCCCTTCGAGCATTGCCACATCGTCACGACGACCACGCACAAAACCTTGCGCGGCCCCCGCGGCGGCCTTATCCTATTGGGTAAAGACTTCGAGAATCCGTTTGGCTTGAAGACGCCGAAAGGTGAGCTCCGCATGATGTCGGCGCTACTGGACTCAGCCGTATTCCCCGGCACACAGGGTGGCCCCTTGGAGCACGTTATCGGCGCGAAGGCCGTGGCCTTCGGTGAATGCCTGAGCGACGCGTATACCGACTACACCCAGCAAGTGATTCGCAACGCGCAGGCGCTAGCCAAAGGCTTCACCGACCGTGGCTACGAAATCATTTCGGGCGGCACCGACAACCACCTCATGCTAATTGACTTGCGTAGCAAAGGCCTTACCGGCAAGCTAGCCGAGAACACGCTCATCAAGGCCGACATCACCATCAACAAAAACATGGTGCCCTTCGACGACAAGTCGCCCTTCGTGACCAGCGGTATGCGCATCGGGTCGGCGGCGGTTACTACCCGTGGCTTGCGCGAAACCGACATGGCGCGCATCGTCGATCTGATTGACGACGTGCTCATGCACAACGACGACGACGCTTACTTGCTGCGCGTACGTGGCCAAATAAACGAGTGGATGCAGCAGTTTCCACTCTTCGCCTAA
- the tatC gene encoding twin-arginine translocase subunit TatC, with the protein MSFIDHLEALRWHIIRSAIAIVVFTTAAFLAKDFLFHDLILGPSRGDFWTYRAFCKFGQWVHAEGLCIGEPTFDLQNRQMSGQLTMHISSSFVVGLALAFPYTFWEIWRFIKPGLYPHEQANSRGAVFFVSVLFIIGLLFGYFIAAPLSINFLASYQLDSTIENQIDLQSYISTLTTMSLSCAGVFELPMIVFFLAKAGIVTPEIMRLYRKHAIVVILVIAAVITPPDISAQIIVTIPIVLLYELSINIARVVTRNRTKMLNDRLAENGGVS; encoded by the coding sequence ATGTCTTTCATTGACCACTTGGAGGCCCTGCGGTGGCATATCATCCGCTCGGCTATTGCCATTGTGGTGTTTACTACGGCTGCTTTCTTAGCCAAGGATTTTCTGTTTCATGACTTGATCCTGGGCCCATCCCGCGGCGACTTCTGGACTTACCGCGCTTTCTGCAAGTTCGGCCAGTGGGTTCACGCCGAGGGGTTGTGCATCGGGGAGCCAACCTTCGATTTGCAGAACCGCCAGATGAGCGGGCAGCTAACTATGCACATCAGTTCCTCCTTTGTGGTGGGGCTGGCGCTGGCGTTTCCGTACACGTTCTGGGAAATCTGGCGCTTCATCAAGCCGGGGCTTTACCCACACGAGCAAGCCAACTCGCGCGGCGCGGTGTTCTTCGTGTCGGTGTTGTTTATAATTGGGTTGCTGTTTGGCTACTTCATTGCTGCACCGCTCAGTATCAACTTCTTGGCCTCGTACCAACTGGATTCAACCATTGAAAACCAGATCGACTTGCAGAGCTACATCAGCACGCTGACCACCATGAGTTTGTCGTGCGCCGGGGTGTTTGAGTTGCCCATGATCGTGTTTTTCCTGGCTAAGGCCGGCATCGTGACGCCCGAAATCATGCGGCTTTATCGCAAACACGCCATTGTGGTTATCCTCGTCATTGCAGCCGTCATCACGCCTCCCGACATTTCGGCTCAGATCATTGTCACGATTCCGATTGTGCTGCTTTATGAGCTGAGTATCAACATTGCTCGCGTCGTGACCCGCAACCGCACCAAAATGCTGAACGACCGGCTAGCCGAAAACGGCGGGGTAAGCTAA
- the rpiB gene encoding ribose 5-phosphate isomerase B: MIIALGSDHAGFEYKQMLAHWLRDNGYEVRDFGTHSPDSVDYPDFVHPLAESITSGELERGILVCGSANGVCITANKHRGIRAAIAWEPELASLARQHNDANILCVPARFISEENARAIASQFLNTAFEGGRHQTRVSKIDC; the protein is encoded by the coding sequence ATGATTATTGCCCTCGGTTCCGACCACGCTGGCTTCGAGTACAAGCAAATGCTAGCCCACTGGCTGCGCGACAACGGCTACGAAGTGCGCGACTTCGGCACCCACTCCCCCGACTCGGTGGACTACCCCGATTTTGTGCACCCCCTCGCTGAATCCATTACCAGTGGCGAGCTGGAACGCGGCATTTTGGTATGCGGCTCAGCCAACGGGGTGTGCATCACGGCCAACAAGCACCGCGGCATTCGGGCGGCTATTGCCTGGGAACCGGAATTGGCTTCCCTTGCTCGTCAGCACAACGACGCCAATATCTTGTGCGTGCCCGCTCGTTTCATCAGCGAAGAAAATGCCCGTGCTATTGCCAGCCAGTTCCTCAACACCGCTTTCGAGGGGGGCCGGCATCAAACCCGCGTCAGCAAGATTGATTGCTAG
- a CDS encoding ribosome-binding factor A encodes MESKRQQKVSSLLQQELATVFQRDLPHLFPGLAPGIAGVRVSPDLGVARVYLSQLLMREGSGQEMLDLVQDNLKQIRQALAKRVRQTLRIVPDLVFFLDDSAAYAAKMDEVLSKLDIPAPEPEAEDQPEPEAPKRPKLFTDDSE; translated from the coding sequence ATGGAAAGCAAACGACAGCAAAAAGTATCCAGCTTGTTACAACAAGAGCTGGCCACCGTATTTCAGCGCGATTTACCGCACTTGTTTCCGGGCCTAGCACCAGGTATTGCCGGGGTGCGCGTGTCCCCCGATTTGGGGGTAGCCCGCGTGTACCTAAGCCAGTTGCTGATGCGGGAAGGCAGCGGGCAGGAGATGCTGGATCTGGTGCAAGACAACCTGAAACAAATCCGCCAGGCCTTGGCTAAGCGTGTCCGTCAAACGCTACGCATTGTGCCCGACTTGGTGTTCTTCCTCGACGACTCGGCGGCATACGCTGCCAAGATGGACGAGGTGCTTAGCAAGCTCGATATTCCAGCCCCCGAGCCCGAGGCAGAGGATCAGCCTGAACCGGAGGCCCCCAAACGCCCCAAACTCTTCACCGACGACAGCGAGTAA
- a CDS encoding class I SAM-dependent methyltransferase, with the protein MLFLFSQLHTFTNAPDTLHYDPIKRSLGEVFNRTPLLRRLFYHMLDLLLLRTWHVHRELRQWAKGRTNEALNILDAGSGYGQYTYWLSGLSEKWHILAVDVKDEQIADSNKFFREIGRTNVQFAVQDLVLYQEPNTFDMALAVDVMEHILEDVEVFRNVHASLKDGGMLVISTPSDQGGSDVHSDGETSFIEEHVRDGYNIHEIQQKLRTAGFERIEAQYSYGEPGQISWRLSMKYPILMLGKSKLFFILLPFYYLVTFPFCLLLNWLDANTKHDSGTGLIVKAWK; encoded by the coding sequence TTGTTGTTCCTATTTTCGCAACTTCACACCTTCACAAACGCACCAGATACCTTGCATTACGACCCGATAAAACGCTCTTTGGGCGAGGTCTTCAACCGCACTCCGTTGCTGCGGCGCCTGTTCTATCACATGCTCGACCTGCTCTTGTTGCGCACGTGGCATGTGCATCGGGAGCTACGGCAGTGGGCGAAAGGCCGCACCAACGAAGCGCTCAATATCCTGGATGCCGGCTCTGGCTACGGGCAGTACACCTACTGGCTTTCCGGGTTAAGCGAGAAGTGGCACATTCTGGCGGTTGACGTGAAAGACGAGCAGATTGCCGATTCCAACAAGTTCTTCCGAGAGATTGGCCGCACCAACGTGCAATTTGCTGTGCAAGATCTGGTGCTCTACCAGGAGCCCAACACCTTCGACATGGCGCTGGCCGTGGACGTGATGGAACACATTCTGGAAGACGTGGAAGTGTTTCGCAATGTGCACGCCTCACTCAAAGACGGGGGTATGCTGGTCATCTCCACTCCCTCCGACCAAGGTGGCTCCGACGTGCACTCCGACGGCGAGACCAGCTTCATTGAAGAGCACGTTCGGGACGGCTACAACATTCACGAGATTCAGCAGAAGCTGCGCACAGCTGGCTTCGAGCGGATAGAGGCGCAGTATAGCTACGGAGAACCCGGCCAGATATCGTGGCGCCTCAGCATGAAGTACCCCATTCTGATGCTTGGCAAGTCCAAGCTGTTCTTTATCCTGCTGCCCTTCTACTACCTCGTCACGTTCCCGTTCTGCTTGCTACTGAACTGGCTTGACGCCAACACCAAGCACGACTCCGGCACCGGCCTCATCGTGAAAGCTTGGAAGTAG
- a CDS encoding FtsX-like permease family protein yields the protein MDVPLLIARRYFLSKKKRNIISIISNISMIGVAVGTMALVIVLSVFNGLEDLVRTLYGKSDPDLLVTAVQGKSFPIEAKMLDNLRRLPGVGLLTEVIEDNALLQYHNRQMVVKMKGVSENYYTQSRIDSAIVEGDHRLLRGTNEPYALLGAGVQHELSIALNNRLSPLHLLYPRNTGRKTLSMNPETAFTEQTILAGGVFLIEQHMDDSYIFVPLEFAQSLLQYGNRRTALEVNVGDEHDIQEVKALVKEQLGSNFQVLDSDEQHVSLLKAIKVEKMFVFITFAFILLIASLNIFFSLSMLVIDKRKDVAILLAMGATPQNVRRIFLLEGAIVAFVGAFTGLALGIGICWAQQTFHIVSMGMATSVVDSYPVKMQFSDIALTGLAIILITLVVSIRPALNAAQIDVRENL from the coding sequence ATGGACGTACCCTTGCTCATTGCCCGGCGTTATTTTCTCTCGAAGAAGAAGCGCAACATCATTAGCATCATTTCCAACATCTCCATGATTGGCGTGGCGGTGGGAACCATGGCGTTGGTTATTGTGCTGTCGGTATTCAACGGACTAGAAGACCTCGTCCGCACCCTCTACGGCAAGTCTGACCCCGATTTGCTCGTGACGGCCGTGCAGGGCAAGTCATTCCCCATAGAGGCCAAAATGCTCGACAACCTGCGCCGGCTGCCCGGTGTCGGGTTACTGACGGAGGTTATCGAAGACAACGCCCTGCTCCAATACCACAACCGCCAGATGGTGGTGAAAATGAAGGGAGTATCGGAAAACTACTACACCCAAAGCCGCATCGACTCGGCCATTGTAGAAGGCGACCACCGGCTGCTTAGGGGCACCAACGAGCCGTATGCGCTGCTAGGAGCGGGCGTGCAGCACGAGCTAAGCATTGCCCTCAACAACCGGCTTTCGCCCTTGCACTTGCTGTATCCGCGCAATACCGGCCGGAAGACCCTTTCGATGAACCCGGAAACGGCTTTCACCGAGCAAACCATTCTGGCCGGCGGCGTCTTCCTGATCGAGCAGCACATGGACGACAGCTACATCTTCGTACCGCTGGAATTTGCTCAGAGCTTGCTGCAATATGGCAACCGCCGCACGGCGCTGGAGGTGAACGTCGGCGATGAGCACGACATTCAGGAAGTGAAAGCCTTGGTGAAAGAGCAGCTCGGTTCCAATTTCCAGGTGCTTGATTCCGATGAGCAGCATGTGAGTTTGCTGAAAGCCATTAAGGTGGAGAAGATGTTCGTGTTCATTACCTTCGCCTTCATCCTGCTTATTGCGTCACTGAACATCTTCTTCTCGCTCTCGATGCTCGTCATCGACAAGCGCAAGGATGTAGCTATTCTGCTGGCCATGGGTGCTACGCCGCAAAATGTTCGGCGCATTTTTCTGCTGGAAGGTGCCATCGTGGCATTTGTAGGCGCCTTCACCGGCTTGGCGTTGGGCATTGGCATTTGCTGGGCCCAGCAAACGTTCCATATCGTGAGCATGGGCATGGCCACTAGCGTTGTGGATTCCTATCCCGTGAAGATGCAGTTCTCCGACATTGCCCTCACCGGACTAGCTATTATTCTTATCACGCTAGTTGTCTCGATCCGGCCAGCTCTCAACGCCGCCCAAATCGACGTACGCGAAAACCTGTAA
- a CDS encoding DEAD/DEAH box helicase, protein MKVSTSQPFQIVYSLLEHEYLGYLFESYVVQRNAKGQLTLQHQTVSAKNASEFADGLDAVDFELIALTDQIQQDAVIKEYSAKKTTPADFFLKVYDPEKGDKALQEEICRYVQERMGQVLARLSGKLVFIMGKDGEPTWHEIGMAAEAASILFHFRRNDDNTHYFPTIQYQGQRLDFQYKNAVIVCEQPAWLLLNDTLYYFRHEVDGKKLRPFLNKKFIVIPRQVEDSYFQRFVAPLVESFDVHARGFDIRSERYAAQPQLTFSDVPTATIVAEEDRRRPTQGRGRAASVATASAVAAMPVSDHIHFDLSFRYGNYTVHNGHDKRVYVQLEKKEDNYIFHRLVRNLDQEQEIIRELADRALEVRNGRAVLEKATAFRWLHHNSDELARLGFTVQQGSTSGKDYFIGAVSVQVGISEANDWFDVRGTVRFGDFEIPFIKLRPYILQRRHEFRLPNGQIAIIPEEWFTQYLELFAFAEEHEQTLTLRKHHLALVSDLQNGNLATVVMSHKLEKLRGFETVEDQPMPVGFRGELRPYQKAGYNWLHFVKDYHFGGCLADDMGLGKTIQTLALLLHRKESGESGGAASLLAMPTSLVYNWLSEAQKFTPGLRILTYTGTYRDKNVAQFADYDVVLTSYGIVRLDAELLKTYKFDYVILDESQAIKNPGSTTSHAVRGLLSRYRLILTGTPVENSTMDLWSQMSFINPGLLGTQAFFRKEFLKPIEKGKDEGRTRKLHALIKPFILRRHKAQVARELPDKIEHLSYCPMTEEQEHCYEETKSYYRNKILQNIEEHGTASTQFMLLQGLTKLRQIANHPRMADEDYVHESGKLREVIRMIKSVVSEGHKVLVFSQFVKHLDIVRASLDERQIEYAYLDGNTRERHKVVTHFQETEDLRVFLISLKAGGVGLNLTAADYVFILDPWWNPAVEAQAVDRAHRIGQERTVFTYKFITKGTVEEKILALQHKKIQLVTDLITTDEAIIKSLTKEDIEELLG, encoded by the coding sequence ATGAAGGTTTCTACTTCTCAGCCTTTTCAAATTGTTTATTCGTTGCTGGAGCACGAATATCTAGGCTATCTATTTGAATCTTACGTAGTTCAGCGAAACGCTAAGGGCCAACTTACACTCCAGCACCAGACCGTATCTGCAAAAAACGCGTCGGAATTCGCTGACGGTCTCGATGCCGTTGATTTCGAGTTGATTGCCCTGACCGACCAAATTCAACAGGACGCCGTTATCAAGGAATACTCAGCTAAGAAGACTACGCCGGCCGATTTTTTCCTGAAAGTATACGACCCTGAGAAAGGCGACAAAGCCCTGCAGGAAGAGATTTGCCGCTACGTGCAGGAGCGTATGGGCCAGGTACTGGCGCGCCTATCGGGGAAGCTGGTGTTCATTATGGGCAAGGACGGTGAGCCCACTTGGCACGAGATAGGAATGGCGGCTGAAGCGGCTTCTATCCTGTTCCACTTTCGGCGCAACGACGACAACACGCACTATTTTCCTACTATCCAGTACCAAGGCCAACGCCTTGATTTCCAGTATAAAAACGCCGTTATCGTGTGTGAGCAACCGGCGTGGCTGCTGCTCAACGACACGCTCTACTATTTCCGCCACGAGGTCGACGGCAAGAAGCTGCGGCCGTTTCTAAACAAGAAGTTTATCGTTATTCCCCGGCAAGTAGAGGACAGCTACTTTCAGCGCTTCGTGGCGCCGTTGGTGGAGTCGTTCGATGTGCACGCTCGGGGCTTTGATATTCGCTCGGAGCGCTACGCCGCGCAGCCGCAGCTTACGTTTTCAGACGTGCCTACGGCCACTATTGTGGCCGAGGAAGACCGGCGGCGTCCCACGCAAGGCCGCGGCCGCGCGGCTTCCGTTGCTACGGCTTCCGCGGTGGCGGCCATGCCCGTATCCGACCACATTCACTTCGACCTTTCGTTCCGCTACGGCAACTACACCGTACACAACGGCCACGACAAGCGCGTGTATGTGCAGCTGGAGAAGAAAGAAGACAACTACATTTTTCATCGCCTAGTACGCAACCTCGACCAGGAGCAGGAAATCATCCGGGAGCTAGCCGACCGGGCCCTCGAAGTGCGCAATGGCCGGGCGGTGCTGGAGAAAGCCACGGCCTTCCGCTGGCTGCACCACAACTCCGACGAGCTAGCGCGCCTGGGCTTTACGGTGCAGCAAGGCAGCACCTCCGGCAAAGACTACTTCATTGGGGCAGTGAGCGTGCAAGTGGGTATTTCGGAGGCCAACGACTGGTTTGACGTGCGCGGTACCGTGCGCTTTGGCGATTTCGAGATTCCGTTCATCAAGTTGCGGCCTTACATTTTGCAGCGCCGCCACGAGTTTCGGCTACCCAACGGCCAGATTGCCATCATTCCCGAAGAGTGGTTTACGCAGTACTTAGAGTTGTTTGCCTTCGCCGAAGAGCACGAGCAGACGCTTACGCTGCGCAAACATCACCTGGCCTTGGTGTCGGACCTGCAAAACGGCAACCTGGCCACCGTAGTGATGAGCCACAAGCTGGAAAAGCTACGCGGCTTTGAAACCGTGGAAGACCAGCCCATGCCGGTTGGTTTCCGGGGCGAGTTGCGGCCCTACCAGAAGGCTGGCTACAACTGGCTGCACTTCGTGAAGGACTACCACTTCGGCGGCTGCCTCGCCGACGATATGGGATTGGGCAAAACCATCCAGACGCTGGCGCTGCTGCTGCACCGCAAGGAAAGCGGCGAGTCGGGCGGTGCGGCTTCCTTACTGGCCATGCCTACCTCCTTGGTGTACAACTGGTTGAGCGAAGCGCAGAAGTTCACACCGGGCTTGCGCATCCTCACCTACACCGGCACCTACCGCGACAAAAACGTAGCCCAATTTGCCGACTACGACGTGGTGTTGACCAGCTATGGCATTGTGCGGCTAGATGCTGAGCTACTGAAAACCTACAAGTTCGACTACGTCATTCTGGACGAATCGCAGGCCATCAAGAACCCTGGCTCCACCACTTCACACGCCGTGCGTGGCTTACTCTCGCGCTACCGCCTTATTCTGACTGGGACGCCCGTGGAGAACAGCACCATGGACTTGTGGTCGCAGATGTCGTTTATTAATCCGGGGCTATTGGGCACGCAGGCCTTCTTCCGCAAGGAGTTCCTCAAACCCATCGAGAAAGGCAAGGACGAGGGCCGCACGCGCAAACTCCATGCGCTGATCAAGCCCTTCATTTTGCGCCGTCACAAGGCCCAGGTAGCCCGCGAGCTGCCCGACAAAATCGAGCACCTGAGCTACTGCCCTATGACCGAGGAGCAGGAGCACTGCTACGAGGAAACCAAGAGCTACTACCGCAACAAGATCCTGCAAAACATCGAGGAGCACGGCACGGCCAGCACGCAGTTCATGCTGCTGCAGGGCCTCACCAAGCTCCGCCAGATTGCCAACCACCCCCGCATGGCCGATGAGGACTATGTTCACGAGTCGGGCAAGCTGCGCGAGGTAATCCGGATGATCAAAAGTGTGGTTTCTGAAGGTCACAAGGTACTAGTGTTCAGCCAGTTTGTGAAGCACCTCGACATTGTGCGGGCTTCGCTAGACGAGCGCCAAATAGAGTACGCCTACCTGGATGGCAACACCCGCGAGCGGCACAAAGTGGTAACGCATTTTCAAGAAACCGAAGACCTGCGAGTGTTCCTTATCTCGCTGAAAGCTGGGGGCGTCGGCCTCAACCTCACCGCTGCCGACTATGTGTTCATCCTTGACCCGTGGTGGAACCCTGCCGTGGAAGCCCAAGCCGTAGACCGCGCCCACCGCATTGGGCAAGAGCGGACGGTCTTCACCTATAAGTTCATCACGAAGGGTACCGTGGAAGAGAAAATCCTGGCGTTGCAGCACAAGAAGATCCAGCTCGTCACGGACCTTATCACCACCGACGAGGCCATTATCAAGAGCCTGACCAAAGAGGATATCGAGGAACTGCTGGGCTAA
- the nirB gene encoding nitrite reductase large subunit NirB: protein MAPQYLRTVVVIGNGMVGYKFCEKLLAKTSAFKLVVFGEEPRVAYDRVHLSEYFGGKTADDLQMAPLQWYEEHGITLHLGDPVQEIDRSSQTVHSRGGLVQPYDYLVLATGSSAFVPDIPGVEKEGVIVYRTIEDLEEIKAAAATARTGAVLGGGLLGLEAAKALLDLGVPETHVVEFAPRLMPRQIDAAGSQMLQSKLEALGLQIHLSKATSSIGGEGRIDALHFGDGSILEVDMLVISAGIRPRDELAKLSGLEVGMRGGIIVNDEMQTSDPCIFAIGECALHSGMIYGLVAPGYDMAEVVASQLTQGARAFTGYDMSSKLKLISVDVASFGDPFIAEPHSRSIVFEDAHNGVYKRINISPDGKYLLGGVLIGDAEAYNMLLQTVNNKIVLPPHPEDLILGARGGEAAEGAGVMSLPEEALVCSCEAITKGAICTAVTELNVTSVEGMKKCNKAGTGCGGCIPMVKDLINGTLTAQGAYIKNVLCEHFDYSRQELFDLFKINDIRSYDAALDHFGKGDGCETCKPAVGSILSGLWNDLVVKHNTIQDTNDRYLANIQKGGSYSVVPRIAGGEVTPEKLIIIGSVAKKYGLYTKITGGQRIDMFGAHVGDLPDIWEELINAGFESGHAYGKSLRTVKSCVGSTWCRFGLHDSVSFAIEIENRYKGIRSPHKLKSGVSGCVRECAEAQAKDFGIIATEKGWNLYVCGNGGSKPQHAQLLATDLDSETCLKYLDRFLMFYIKTADPLARTATWLNKMDGGMAYLKNVIINDSLGINDQLEAEMQLLINTYHCEWKEVVENPELRKQFAHFVNAPKEKDPTVAFEPVRGQKVVKAW from the coding sequence ATGGCACCGCAGTATCTCCGCACCGTTGTTGTCATTGGCAATGGCATGGTTGGTTACAAGTTTTGCGAGAAGCTTCTTGCTAAAACTTCCGCCTTTAAGCTGGTCGTTTTCGGGGAAGAGCCCCGCGTAGCGTACGACCGGGTGCATCTGAGCGAATATTTCGGGGGCAAAACCGCCGACGACCTGCAAATGGCGCCCTTACAGTGGTACGAGGAACACGGCATCACGCTGCACCTCGGCGACCCGGTGCAGGAAATCGACCGGAGCAGCCAAACGGTGCATTCGCGCGGCGGCCTGGTGCAACCCTACGACTACTTGGTGCTAGCCACCGGCTCATCGGCTTTCGTGCCCGACATTCCGGGGGTGGAAAAGGAAGGCGTGATAGTGTACCGCACCATTGAGGACTTAGAAGAAATTAAAGCGGCAGCCGCTACAGCCCGCACCGGGGCAGTGCTGGGCGGGGGCCTGCTGGGCCTGGAAGCCGCCAAGGCACTGCTCGATTTGGGTGTGCCGGAAACGCACGTAGTGGAATTTGCCCCACGGCTGATGCCTCGGCAAATAGATGCCGCTGGCAGCCAGATGCTGCAAAGCAAGCTGGAAGCGCTGGGCCTACAGATTCATTTAAGCAAAGCCACGTCCAGCATTGGAGGCGAAGGCCGGATAGATGCGCTGCACTTCGGCGACGGCTCCATTCTGGAAGTGGATATGCTGGTGATTTCCGCTGGTATCCGGCCCCGCGACGAGCTGGCTAAGCTTTCGGGCCTAGAAGTGGGCATGCGGGGCGGCATCATCGTCAACGACGAGATGCAAACCAGCGACCCGTGCATCTTTGCCATCGGAGAGTGTGCCTTGCACAGCGGCATGATTTACGGTCTGGTAGCTCCCGGCTACGACATGGCCGAGGTGGTAGCCAGCCAGCTCACCCAAGGCGCGCGCGCCTTCACCGGCTACGATATGAGCAGCAAGCTCAAGCTGATTAGCGTGGACGTGGCCAGCTTCGGCGACCCGTTTATTGCCGAGCCGCACAGCCGCTCCATCGTGTTCGAAGATGCGCATAATGGCGTGTACAAGCGCATCAACATCAGCCCCGATGGCAAGTACCTGCTTGGCGGCGTGCTCATCGGCGACGCCGAGGCCTACAACATGCTGCTGCAAACCGTAAACAACAAAATCGTGCTGCCGCCGCATCCCGAGGACCTGATTCTGGGCGCCAGAGGCGGTGAAGCTGCGGAAGGTGCTGGGGTAATGAGTTTGCCCGAGGAAGCGCTGGTCTGTTCGTGCGAGGCCATAACCAAAGGCGCCATCTGCACTGCTGTGACCGAGCTGAACGTGACGTCGGTGGAGGGCATGAAGAAGTGCAACAAGGCCGGTACCGGCTGCGGCGGCTGCATCCCCATGGTCAAGGATTTGATTAATGGCACGCTCACCGCGCAGGGCGCCTACATCAAAAACGTGCTGTGCGAGCATTTCGACTATTCGCGCCAGGAGCTGTTCGACCTGTTCAAAATCAACGACATCCGCAGCTACGATGCCGCCCTCGACCATTTCGGGAAGGGCGACGGCTGCGAAACCTGCAAACCGGCCGTGGGCAGCATCTTGTCGGGCCTCTGGAACGACTTGGTGGTCAAGCACAACACCATTCAGGACACCAACGACCGGTACCTAGCCAACATCCAGAAGGGCGGCAGCTACTCGGTGGTGCCTCGAATTGCGGGCGGCGAGGTGACGCCCGAGAAATTGATTATAATTGGGTCGGTGGCCAAGAAATACGGTCTGTACACCAAGATTACCGGCGGCCAGCGTATTGATATGTTCGGGGCTCACGTCGGCGACTTGCCCGACATTTGGGAAGAGCTTATCAATGCCGGTTTCGAGAGCGGACACGCCTACGGGAAGTCGTTGCGCACCGTGAAAAGCTGCGTGGGCAGCACCTGGTGCCGGTTTGGACTGCACGACAGCGTATCGTTTGCCATCGAAATCGAGAACCGCTACAAGGGGATTCGCTCGCCCCATAAGCTGAAAAGCGGCGTGAGTGGCTGCGTGCGGGAGTGCGCCGAGGCGCAGGCCAAAGACTTCGGCATCATTGCCACCGAGAAAGGCTGGAACTTGTACGTGTGCGGCAACGGCGGCTCGAAGCCCCAGCATGCCCAGCTGCTCGCCACCGACCTCGACAGCGAAACCTGCCTGAAATACCTGGACCGGTTCCTGATGTTCTACATCAAAACCGCCGACCCGCTGGCCCGCACCGCCACCTGGCTCAACAAGATGGACGGCGGCATGGCTTACCTCAAAAACGTGATTATTAACGACAGCTTGGGCATCAACGACCAGCTGGAAGCGGAAATGCAGTTGCTCATCAACACCTACCACTGCGAGTGGAAAGAGGTGGTGGAGAATCCCGAGCTGCGCAAGCAGTTTGCGCACTTCGTGAATGCGCCCAAGGAAAAAGACCCAACCGTAGCCTTCGAGCCGGTGCGGGGGCAAAAGGTGGTGAAGGCCTGGTAG